A genomic stretch from Candidatus Nitrotoga arctica includes:
- the glmU gene encoding bifunctional UDP-N-acetylglucosamine diphosphorylase/glucosamine-1-phosphate N-acetyltransferase GlmU — MTTLNIVILAAGRGQRMHSDKPKVLHSLAGRPLLQHVLDTAVQFATGITCVVYGHGGEAVPQAMTKYEADFVLQEPQLGTGHAVQQALSHLKDDTLTLVLYGDVPLTQPGTLEKMLGAQQALTLLTIHLDNPAGYGRIVRDSAGNVSCIVEEKDATTEQRAIHEVNTGILAVSTHLLRNWLSKLRNNNVQGEYYLTDIIAMAVAQGVAVHTVQPAHEWEVVGVNSKAQLAELERTWQYEQAHQLLVHGVTLADPARLEVRGKLVCGRDVEIDVGCIFEGDVYLGNGVRVGAYSVIKGTRIGANTYIEPYSHIDQVNIGDNCRIGPYARLRPGSKLHNDVHIGNFVEVKNSEIATSSKANHLSYIGDSSVGSRVNIGAGTITCNYDGANKHRTIIEDDVFIGSNTQLVAPVKIGRGATIGAGSTITSDAPEGELTLSRAKQITLPGWRRPSKKNNIPQ; from the coding sequence ATGACTACGCTCAATATCGTCATTCTTGCTGCTGGCAGGGGACAGCGCATGCACTCGGATAAACCAAAGGTGCTACATTCCTTAGCTGGTCGTCCACTATTGCAACATGTACTTGATACCGCTGTCCAATTTGCTACCGGTATAACCTGTGTAGTGTATGGTCATGGAGGCGAAGCGGTACCACAGGCGATGACGAAGTATGAGGCTGATTTTGTTTTGCAAGAGCCGCAACTCGGGACTGGCCATGCGGTACAGCAAGCACTTTCACACTTGAAGGATGATACATTAACGCTGGTACTGTATGGCGACGTGCCGCTTACTCAGCCTGGGACACTGGAAAAAATGTTGGGTGCGCAGCAAGCACTCACCCTGCTCACCATTCACCTTGACAACCCCGCCGGTTACGGACGTATCGTGCGTGATAGCGCAGGCAATGTGAGCTGCATAGTGGAGGAGAAGGATGCCACTACAGAGCAGCGCGCCATCCACGAAGTGAATACAGGCATTCTTGCCGTTTCCACTCATCTACTGCGTAACTGGTTATCAAAATTGCGCAATAACAATGTACAAGGTGAGTACTATCTGACCGACATAATCGCCATGGCCGTAGCGCAGGGCGTTGCTGTGCACACGGTACAACCTGCCCATGAGTGGGAAGTGGTGGGTGTCAACAGCAAAGCACAGCTGGCAGAACTGGAACGTACCTGGCAATATGAACAGGCACATCAACTATTAGTACACGGTGTTACCTTGGCTGACCCTGCGCGCCTTGAGGTGCGCGGTAAACTGGTATGCGGACGTGATGTTGAAATTGATGTTGGCTGCATCTTCGAAGGCGATGTCTATCTAGGAAATGGCGTGCGAGTAGGCGCTTACAGCGTTATAAAAGGTACTCGCATTGGCGCCAACACCTACATCGAACCCTATAGCCATATTGATCAAGTGAATATCGGCGACAACTGCCGTATTGGTCCTTATGCCCGCTTACGACCCGGCAGCAAACTACATAACGACGTGCACATTGGAAACTTTGTCGAAGTGAAAAACAGTGAAATTGCCACCAGTAGCAAGGCTAACCACTTAAGCTATATTGGCGACAGCAGCGTCGGTAGCCGCGTTAACATAGGCGCAGGCACTATCACCTGCAATTATGATGGCGCAAACAAACATCGTACGATCATCGAGGATGATGTTTTTATCGGCTCAAATACACAGCTGGTAGCACCCGTAAAAATCGGACGTGGTGCCACCATAGGCGCAGGTTCCACTATTACGAGCGATGCGCCGGAAGGTGAATTGACTCTATCGCGTGCCAAACAAATTACTCTACCGGGCTGGCGGAGGCCAAGTAAGAAAAATAATATACCTCAATAG
- a CDS encoding F0F1 ATP synthase subunit epsilon produces the protein MAMTVHVDVVSAEESIFSGLVEMVVVPGEMGELGIYPRHAPLLTRIKPGSVRLKLPDQSEFMLIYVSGGMLEVQPSVVTILADTAIRGADLDEARSLEAKHAAEEAMKNRASDIDYAKAQAELSEALAQLQAIQKMRKQQPH, from the coding sequence ATGGCAATGACAGTTCATGTTGATGTAGTGAGCGCGGAAGAGTCCATTTTCTCTGGCCTTGTAGAAATGGTTGTCGTACCAGGTGAAATGGGCGAACTAGGAATTTACCCACGTCATGCACCCCTACTAACGCGCATTAAACCAGGTTCGGTACGCCTCAAACTACCGGATCAAAGCGAATTTATGCTGATTTACGTTTCTGGCGGAATGCTGGAAGTGCAGCCCAGCGTGGTTACAATTTTAGCTGATACCGCCATTCGCGGTGCAGACTTGGATGAAGCTCGCTCGCTCGAAGCTAAGCATGCAGCGGAAGAAGCAATGAAGAACCGTGCTTCTGATATTGACTACGCTAAAGCACAAGCTGAGCTATCTGAAGCGCTTGCCCAATTGCAAGCAATTCAGAAAATGCGCAAACAACAACCACACTAA